The Anopheles merus strain MAF chromosome 2L, AmerM5.1, whole genome shotgun sequence genome has a segment encoding these proteins:
- the LOC121592479 gene encoding carnosine N-methyltransferase isoform X1 yields MESSSSSKGHAPETVPEDPEACLIEDMEEERRNFFKIIAAFKYYRHSSMAELKRKECFLETLPPAHQQMLTSYREHLQNQRRCVEVNAQVIKQIIQDANCLFQNADHNIEPELQPADGLKLRYQDFQKVALRHRSKPISDEIHSPTWWFFIPAQVQITLKQIFRDWSEQGKLERDQCYSPIVQEITAFFNPAKYDLTKVKILVPGAGLGRLIYELACQGFYCEGNEFSLFMLIASNFVLNRCVAANQCTIYPWVHQVVNNLSQQNQLVPVSFPDVSPTKFPPKGTMNMVAGDFLQVYRDEDYWECIATCFFIDCANNIIEFIEVIKKILKPGGIWVNLGPLLYHFSDVPQEGSIEPTYEDLLEIIRSLGFIILKNETNIVTTYSQNPTSMHQSHYNSIYLVCQKPNN; encoded by the exons ATGGAATCGTCTTCGTCTTCAAAAGGACACGCGCCCGAAACGGTGCCGGAAGATCCGGAAGCCTGCCTGATCGAAGACATGGAGGAGGAGCGGAGAAACTTTTTCAAAATCATCGCCGCCTTCAAGTACTACAG GCACAGCTCGATGGCGGAACTGAAGCGGAAGGAGTGCTTTCTCGAGACGCTACCACCGGCCCACCAGCAGATGCTGACCAGCTACCGGGAGCACCTGCAGAACCAGCGGCGCTGCGTCGAGGTGAACGCGCAAGTGATCAAGCAGATCATACAGGACGCCAACTGTCTGTTTCAAAATGCGGACCACAACATCGAGCCCGAGCTGCAGCCGGCGGACGGGTTGAAGCTGCGCTATCAGGACTTTCAAAAGGTAGCGTTGCGGCACCGATCAAAGCCGATTAGTGACGAAATTCATTCACCCACGTGGTGGTTCTTTATTCCTGCACAGGTGCAAATCACGCTGAAGCAAATCTTTCGCGACTGGAGCGAGCAGGGCAAGCTGGAGCGGGATCAGTGCTACAGCCCAATCGTACAGGAGATTACGGCCTTCTTCAACCCGGCAAAGTA tgACCTGACAAAGGTGAAAATTCTGGTGCCCGGCGCCGGGCTAGGGCGGCTAATTTACGAGCTTGCCTGCCAGGGGTTTTACTGCGAGGGCAATGAGTTTTCGCTCTTCATGCTCATTGCGTCCAATTTTGTATTAAACAG ATGCGTTGCTGCAAATCAGTGTACAATCTACCCGTGGGTGCACCAGGTGGTGAACAATCTGAGCCAGCAGAATCAGCTCGTTCCGGTTTCCTTTCCCGACGTTAGCCCCACAAAATTCCCACCCAAAGGGACGATGAATATGGTGGCGGGAGACTTTCTGCAG GTATACCGGGACGAAGATTACTGGGAGTGTATAGCCACCTGCTTCTTCATCGACTGTGCTAACAACATCATCGAGTTTATCGAGGTGATCAAGAAGATACTGAAACCCGGCGGCATTTGGGTGAATCTGGGACCGCTGCTGTACCACTTTTCCGACGTGCCGCAGGAGGGCAGCATCGAGCCGACGTACGAGGATCTGCTGGAAATTATTCGCTCTCTTGGTTTCATCATTCTC aaaaatgaaacaaacatcGTGACGACGTACTCGCAAAACCCCACCTCAATGCACCAAAGCCACTACAACAGCATATACCTGGTTTGCCAGAAACCAAACAACTGA
- the LOC121592479 gene encoding carnosine N-methyltransferase isoform X2: MESSSSSKGHAPETVPEDPEACLIEDMEEERRNFFKIIAAFKYYRHSSMAELKRKECFLETLPPAHQQMLTSYREHLQNQRRCVEVNAQVIKQIIQDANCLFQNADHNIEPELQPADGLKLRYQDFQKVQITLKQIFRDWSEQGKLERDQCYSPIVQEITAFFNPAKYDLTKVKILVPGAGLGRLIYELACQGFYCEGNEFSLFMLIASNFVLNRCVAANQCTIYPWVHQVVNNLSQQNQLVPVSFPDVSPTKFPPKGTMNMVAGDFLQVYRDEDYWECIATCFFIDCANNIIEFIEVIKKILKPGGIWVNLGPLLYHFSDVPQEGSIEPTYEDLLEIIRSLGFIILKNETNIVTTYSQNPTSMHQSHYNSIYLVCQKPNN; the protein is encoded by the exons ATGGAATCGTCTTCGTCTTCAAAAGGACACGCGCCCGAAACGGTGCCGGAAGATCCGGAAGCCTGCCTGATCGAAGACATGGAGGAGGAGCGGAGAAACTTTTTCAAAATCATCGCCGCCTTCAAGTACTACAG GCACAGCTCGATGGCGGAACTGAAGCGGAAGGAGTGCTTTCTCGAGACGCTACCACCGGCCCACCAGCAGATGCTGACCAGCTACCGGGAGCACCTGCAGAACCAGCGGCGCTGCGTCGAGGTGAACGCGCAAGTGATCAAGCAGATCATACAGGACGCCAACTGTCTGTTTCAAAATGCGGACCACAACATCGAGCCCGAGCTGCAGCCGGCGGACGGGTTGAAGCTGCGCTATCAGGACTTTCAAAAG GTGCAAATCACGCTGAAGCAAATCTTTCGCGACTGGAGCGAGCAGGGCAAGCTGGAGCGGGATCAGTGCTACAGCCCAATCGTACAGGAGATTACGGCCTTCTTCAACCCGGCAAAGTA tgACCTGACAAAGGTGAAAATTCTGGTGCCCGGCGCCGGGCTAGGGCGGCTAATTTACGAGCTTGCCTGCCAGGGGTTTTACTGCGAGGGCAATGAGTTTTCGCTCTTCATGCTCATTGCGTCCAATTTTGTATTAAACAG ATGCGTTGCTGCAAATCAGTGTACAATCTACCCGTGGGTGCACCAGGTGGTGAACAATCTGAGCCAGCAGAATCAGCTCGTTCCGGTTTCCTTTCCCGACGTTAGCCCCACAAAATTCCCACCCAAAGGGACGATGAATATGGTGGCGGGAGACTTTCTGCAG GTATACCGGGACGAAGATTACTGGGAGTGTATAGCCACCTGCTTCTTCATCGACTGTGCTAACAACATCATCGAGTTTATCGAGGTGATCAAGAAGATACTGAAACCCGGCGGCATTTGGGTGAATCTGGGACCGCTGCTGTACCACTTTTCCGACGTGCCGCAGGAGGGCAGCATCGAGCCGACGTACGAGGATCTGCTGGAAATTATTCGCTCTCTTGGTTTCATCATTCTC aaaaatgaaacaaacatcGTGACGACGTACTCGCAAAACCCCACCTCAATGCACCAAAGCCACTACAACAGCATATACCTGGTTTGCCAGAAACCAAACAACTGA